The Candidatus Binataceae bacterium genome has a segment encoding these proteins:
- a CDS encoding CoA-transferase, giving the protein MAELRYSADEMMTVAAARMLRDRAVCFVGIGLPSAAANLARRTHAPEAVLIYESGTIGAKPNVLPLSIGDGDLAETADTVVSIAEIFAYWLQGCRVDVGFLGAAQIDRFANLNTTVVGDYRSPQVRLPGAGGAAEIACSAREVLIMLRQSKRAFVEKLDFVTSAGYLDGGASRARLGMPGRGPSAVTTDLGILTPDPATKELTLTSLHPGVTAEQAIAATGWPLRVAADVAETVPPTAAELAVLRDLNERTARAHAAGA; this is encoded by the coding sequence ATGGCTGAGCTGCGATACAGCGCCGATGAGATGATGACGGTCGCCGCCGCGCGGATGCTGCGCGACCGGGCGGTGTGCTTCGTGGGGATCGGATTGCCGAGCGCGGCGGCCAACCTCGCCCGGCGCACCCATGCACCCGAGGCGGTCCTGATTTACGAATCGGGCACGATCGGCGCGAAACCGAACGTGCTGCCGCTTTCGATCGGCGACGGCGATCTGGCCGAGACCGCTGACACGGTGGTCTCGATCGCGGAGATTTTCGCTTACTGGCTGCAAGGATGCCGCGTGGACGTCGGCTTTCTGGGCGCGGCGCAGATCGATCGCTTCGCCAATCTCAACACGACCGTGGTCGGCGACTATCGCTCGCCGCAGGTGCGATTGCCGGGCGCGGGCGGCGCGGCAGAAATCGCGTGCAGCGCGCGCGAAGTGCTGATCATGCTGCGCCAGAGCAAGCGCGCGTTCGTCGAGAAGCTGGACTTCGTCACTTCGGCCGGTTACCTCGACGGCGGCGCGAGCCGTGCGAGGCTCGGGATGCCCGGCCGCGGGCCAAGCGCCGTGACAACCGACCTCGGAATTCTAACGCCGGATCCGGCGACGAAAGAACTGACGCTCACGAGTCTGCATCCCGGCGTCACCGCAGAGCAGGCGATAGCGGCCACCGGATGGCCGCTCAGGGTGGCAGCCGACGTCGCCGAAACCGTTCCGCCTACCGCCGCCGAGCTTGCGGTTCTGCGCGACCTGAACGAACGCACCGCACGGGCACACGCGGCGGGCGCGTGA
- a CDS encoding CoA transferase subunit A, whose product MALILDLKTAIREFVRDGDTVAMEGFTHLIPSAAGHEIIRQGRRDLTLVRMTPDLIYDQLIGMGCARKLVFSWGGNPGVGSLHRLRDAVERGWPRPLEIEEHSHAGMAAAYVAGASNLPFGVLRGYLGSDLPKYNSRVKFIECPFTGEQLAAVPAIRPDVAVVHAQQADRKGNVLLWGIVGVQKEAVMAARRSIVTVEEIVDRLEPRANSAVLPGWVVGAVCEVAGGAFPSYALGYYTRDNSFYQQWDEIARERASFTGWIERHVIATADFAGFRRSLKAESAAPPAKAANG is encoded by the coding sequence CGGTCGCGATGGAGGGTTTCACCCATCTGATTCCCTCGGCCGCCGGCCACGAGATCATCCGCCAGGGCCGGCGCGATCTGACGCTGGTGCGGATGACGCCCGACCTCATCTACGATCAGCTCATCGGGATGGGCTGTGCACGCAAGCTCGTGTTTTCCTGGGGCGGCAATCCGGGCGTCGGTTCGCTTCATCGGCTGCGCGACGCGGTCGAGCGCGGATGGCCGCGGCCGCTCGAGATCGAAGAGCACAGCCATGCCGGGATGGCCGCCGCGTACGTCGCGGGCGCATCCAATCTTCCCTTCGGCGTGCTGCGGGGCTACCTCGGCTCCGATTTGCCGAAGTACAACTCGCGCGTGAAATTCATCGAGTGCCCGTTTACCGGCGAACAGCTCGCCGCGGTGCCCGCGATCCGCCCCGACGTAGCCGTGGTCCACGCGCAACAGGCCGACCGCAAGGGCAACGTGCTCCTGTGGGGCATCGTGGGAGTCCAGAAGGAAGCGGTGATGGCCGCGCGGCGCTCGATCGTCACGGTCGAGGAAATCGTTGATCGGCTGGAGCCGCGCGCGAACTCGGCGGTGCTGCCCGGATGGGTGGTCGGCGCGGTATGCGAGGTTGCGGGCGGCGCGTTTCCGTCCTACGCGCTCGGCTACTACACGCGCGATAATTCCTTCTATCAGCAGTGGGACGAGATCGCGCGCGAGCGTGCGAGCTTTACCGGATGGATCGAACGCCATGTGATCGCAACCGCGGATTTCGCCGGGTTCCGGCGAAGCCTCAAGGCAGAGAGCGCCGCGCCGCCCGCCAAGGCGGCCAATGGCTGA